From the Leptolyngbya sp. 'hensonii' genome, the window TCAGCAGCGAAGGTTGGGCAAGCTGTGGTAGTCTCCTGCGAAGGTGAATGTTGTTTATGAATGCTTGCTTTTAAAGCTTCAACCATCCAAACACATCAGCAATGGTAAGTTGCAGGTCAGAAACCAAGTTGGGAATGGGTAAAACATCATGTTCTTCTTGCAGAAATTCAGGTTGTTGTCCTGCTGGGTAGATAAGGAGCGATCGCTCTTCTGGATCAATGAGCCAACCCATTTGGCATCCATGCTTTAGGCAATGCAAAATATTACCTGTCACTTTTGTGGGGCTTTGATCAGGAGAAAGAATCTCGATCGTCCAGTCTGGGCAAATTGGAAAGACATTGGCAATGTCGCCATTCTCATCAACCGGAATTCGATTCCAGGCAAACACAGAAATATCAGGAACGATCGATCTCCCACCAAAAGTACAACGCAATTCTGGAAAAGCATAGCCAATTCGTTGCTTTTTAACTACCGCATTAATCGCCGTAACTAATTCACCTTGAAGAATACTGTGCTTTCCCTGCGGCATTGGTTTTTGAATAATGCGCCCGTCAATATATTCACTTGCTGGTTTCGTCTCTGGCAGCTTCAGAAACTCTTCCAAGGTGATGATTTTTTCTGGCACTTGTACCATTAGCAATCTTCCTTTGCCCAAAATCAACATAGCAGCGTAAAAGGGGCATGACTTATTCATTAATGAGTCATGCCCTATTTTAACTCTACTTAACGGGCCGCACAGGCAGCGGTGTGTCTAGAATCTCCATTAGGAGTTCCAGACAAGAAGGGCATGTCAGTAGCGAAGGTTGGGCAAGCTGTAGTAGTCTTCCCTAAAAGTAGATGTTTCCCCAGATACTTGCTGACATTCACCTAGCGACGATCGGGGCGCGGCAACAACTGCCAGTAAAAGTGAAAATGGGTGAGGCTATTGCCTAAAAGTAGTGGCTGCGTAAACTACCGTCATACCTGCCACTGTTTCGGCAACATCGCTTGAAAGGAACGCCCAGAACCGCAAGGGCACAAATCGTTATTGCCCAGCTTTTCTTGCAGTTCTTTATCGCTGTGGATAATGCGATGTCCTCGTTTGACAGCAGTCTCTGATGGATACCCTCGACGACGTTTGCTAGAAGGTTCAAAAGCAGAACGATTGCAGGTCGTTGATGTCTTCCAAATCGTTATCCAGGTTGTTGTTATCAAAATTAGTTCGCTTCATTGTCCTCACCTCCAGTTCTGATAAATTTCATTGGCAACGCCAATTTCATGTCTTCTTATCAAATTGCAGAGCTTGGCTTGGTATGTCCTTTAGAAAGTTGGTCTGCCTGACGAGTCGTTTGAGCAAGTATGTAAGCTTTTTTAGTCAGGGCACGAAGTGTCAATTGAATTTGCGATTCCGCACAAGTTAGGAAAGCGGTTGATACATTCAGATGCTCTACTGATTGAGCTATCACCCCAACCGGAGTAAGCAGGAGTCGCACCTGCAACCTTCTGATCCCTAAGTATGTAAGCTTTTCAAGTCAGGGTGCGGAATTAAATGATTAACCGTAAACCGCTTCAGGGCGAATGATTAGATCGCCACTTGGACGGCGATTCCCCTTCGGGGACGCTCCGCGATCGACTACATACGCAGAGAGTCGATCGGTATTGACATCCAAATGTCTAGAAACCTGCTCTTTGACCGTGACATCACTCATGCCTGTGGTGATTCCCAGTTGAGTTTCTAGGATGTCGAGCGATCGCCCTTCAAATCGAATGTGTACCATCTTTATCACCTCCTATATCTCAGATCAACAACAAGCGGAAGGTGGAGGAATCGAACCCCTAGGTATTACCCCACCCCGGTTTTCGAAGCCGGTTGCCGTCCATTCAGCGGCACCTCCCATTTGGGGTGACTGACGAGAGTCGTTCGCGCAGCGTTGCCGAAGGCAATACTCGCTAACACTGGTGTCACAAACCAGCCCCTCCACCACTTCGGGTAGCCCCAAAGGGGCGGCTTCGCCAACAGTCACAGTGGAGCCAAGGGGACTTGAACCCCTAACCTCCTGTTTGCAAGACAGGCGCTCTAACCAGTTGAGCTATGGTCCCATTTGGTGGATCTGGTCGGAGTCGAACCGACTGCCTCCCGATGAGAATTGCACTCATCCCTCGTACAAGTTCACAAAGCTGTTTTTTGCTTCTTAACAGGAAGTTAGTATGTAAGCTTTGCCTATTGGGGTACAAGGTGGTTTAGGCGCTCTGCCACTAGAGCTACAGACCCAGGTTTGGTGGATTCTGGTCGGATTTGTTCGCGTAAGCGTTGCCGCAGGCAATACCGACATTTTTCTGCTTGCAAGGCAGACGCTTTCCCGTTAAGCTACAGACCCATGTTTGGCAGGCGTGATAGGAGTCGAACCTATACGAGTCGGTTTAGAAGACCGATGCCCTTATCCCTTAGGCGACACGCCCATAATTGGTAGTCCTGGCAGGATTTGTAGCTTGCTTCCGCGAAGCGGTACCCGCATCCCTCTGTTTGTAAGACAGATGCTCCACCGTTGAGCTACAGGACTACGAGAGCGATCGACGAGACTCGAACTCGTACCAGAGAATTGGAAGCTCCCCGTGCTTGTCCGTTACACCACGATCGCGTTTGGTATGGACAGTGGGACTCGAACCCACACCAAGAGGTTGGAAGCCTCACATGCTACCGCTACACCATGTCCACATTCTGGGGCTGGTGACAGGAGTTGAACCTGCAACCGACTGTTTACAAGACAGTTGCTCTGCCGTTGAGCCACACCAGCACATTTGGATCAGACGATGGGGGTTGAACCCATATCGGGAGCGTACCAAGCCCCTGTGTTGCCAGTTACACCACATCTGCATCTAGAGCAGGAGACGGGATTTGAACCCATACCACGAGCTTACGAGACCCGTGTGCTTGCCCATTGCACCACACCTGCTTGGTGACGGGGGCGGGAATTGAACCCGCTGATGTAAAGGGTATGAACCTTTCGAGCCGCCGTTGCTCCATCCCCGCAGTACCCCCGGCGAGAGTCGAACTCGCAACAATCCGGGTTTAAGCCGGACACGTCTGCCAATTGCGTCACAGGGGCATCTTTGGTGGGCTGTGTAGGATTTGAACCTACGCACTTCCGCTTAAGAGGCGGCTGCTCTGCCAACTGAGCTAACAACCCGTTTTTCTGCTAGTCAACCAAAGGTTGAACTTGGTGGGTCGCCAGAGATTTGAACTCTGATCTGTCTGCTTAAAAGGCAGCCACTCTAACCGTTGAGCTAACGACCCGAATGGTCTGAGTGGTAGGGATTGTTCGCGAAGCGTCTCCGTTAGGAGATACCTACGACCTTCAGTTCCCCGAACTGACGCGCTCCCACTGCGCCTCAAAGATGTTCTGGGCACTGGGCTACGCCTGTCTGCGCCCAGAACATCTTTCACCCAGATATTTGGTACACCGAGCAGGAGTTGTAGCTTGCTTCCGCGAAGCGGTACCTGCTAATAACACGCTTATCGGGCGTGCGCGTCCACCACTTCCGCCTTCGGTGCTTGGTACTCCCGACAGGATTTGTTCGCGAAGCGTCTCCGAAGGAGATACCTGCCCAATCTAGGCTCTCGACCTAGCACGTCTGCCAGTTCCGTCACGGGAGCATCAGTACCCTTGGTGGGAGTTGAACCCACAAAATCTGGTCTCTGAAGCCAGCACGTCTGCCAGTTCCGTCACAAGGGCAAATGGTCGGGATGGTAGGATTTGAACCTACGACCTTCCGCTTCCAAAGCGGCAACTCTCAACCAAGCTGAGCTACATCCCGATAGTTGGTACTGCTGGTGGGAGTCGAACCCACAACCTCTGGTTTCTAAGACCAGCACCTCTTCCAGTTGGGCTACAGCAGCATAGTTGGTACTCCTGGCGGGATTTGAACCCGCACGTTGACTGGTTTTGAGACAGCCGCCTCTTCCATTGGGCTACAGGAGTGTGAAACAGGAGGATAGAGAAATTGACCCAGTAATCTCTCATGCCCCCCGACTGGGAAGGAAGGAATCGAACCCTCAACCACTTGATTCAAAGTCAAGTCGCTTTACCTGTTTGCGTACTTCCCAATAGACTTGTTAGTCGCTCGTTAGCGATCGCAATTGGATGCCGAGGCTGGGGTCGAACCAGCATCTCCGTGATTCAGAGTCACAGCGACTTTCCATGTCGTCCACTCGGCAATGAATGGCTGCCCCAGCAAGAGTCGAACTTGCAACCGTGCGGTTAACAGCCGCCCGCTCCGCCATTGAGCTATGGGGCAATGAGTGGGAAGTGACAAGATTCTCCGAAGGAGACGCTTCGCGAACGAACTGCCTTCTCGCCGTCTATGTCCTTCGGACAGGCAAGCCAACAGCGGCACGTGAGCACCAGCTTCACCAACTTCCCACAAGCGGAGAGCAGAGGAATCGAACCCCTAGCCCAAGGACTACCCTGGTGTTCAAGACCAGTTGCCGACCATTCAGCGGTGCCCTCCATCATTGGCGAGAACGGAAGGAGTTGAACCTTCACTCTTCAGTTTCGTAGACCGATGTGTTCATCCAGTTACACCACGTTCTCAAAGGTGGAGAGCAGTGGACTCGTTCGCGTAGCGTCTCCTTCGGAGAAACCACAATTGTTCATCCATCTGTTTAGCAAACAGCGCCAATGTCCTAATTGGTTTACTCTCCATGATTGGTAGGTCGGGCAGGAGTCGCACCTGCAACGCAAGAAGCGGCTGTTTTACAGACAGTTGCCCACGCTGATAGGCGAGCCGACCTATGATTTGTTTTTGCTGCTCAAGGATGAGCAAGATTTGGCAGTGCCGACGGGAGTTGAACCCGCAAGCATCGACTTGAAAGATCGACGGCTTTACCAATTTGCCTACGGCACCAAACTTTGAGATTTCTACAGCGTGCAAGTTTGAGAAGCTGTTTTTCAGCCTCCAAGGTTGGCGGAGGCTGTAGGAGTCGAACCTACTTCGCCGTTAGGCGAGTGACCAGTATGTAGGCTTCTCGGATGAGGGAACACCGTAGAACGCACAGACCAGGATTTGAACCCGGACAAAAGGCTTTGGAGACCCTTGTGCTGCCGTTACACCATCTGTGCATTGGTCGCAGCGGCGAGATTTGAACTCGCAATGACCAAGTTATGAGCTTGGGGCTTTGCCATTAAGCTACGCTGCAATGGTTGGACTCCAGGGTGGGAATCGAACCCACGAATAGTCGGTTTTGCAGACCAACACCTTCCCACTTGGCGACCTGGAGATTTGGTGGAAACGTGGGGACTTGTAGGCTTTGCCTTCCCGGAGGGTACCCCAATCCTGCAACCGTCCGTTTGTTGGTTTCGGAGCAAGTGATGCCAATTTCCACGAGCGAGGATGACAGGGTTTGAACCTGTGACCACTTGCCTCGGAAGCAAGTACTCTGTCCATCTGAGCTACATCCTCATTGGGAGCCTTGACGGGAGTTGCACCCGCTTCTTTCTGGCTGAGAACCAGAACGACTTTTCTATACCCTTCGGGAAGCAAGCTACGTCCACAAGGCTGTACAACTTTCAATTAGTTGTTGTTTAGTGCGAAGCACTAAACAACAACTAATTGAAAGTTGTACGGGGATGATGGGATTTGAACCCACGATCTTTCGCTCGACAGGCGACTGCTTTGAGCCACTAAGCTACACCCCCAAAGGTGGCACTTATGAAGTTTTCAAGGTTCAGGTTTGCTGATGAATCAGCAGGAATTAAAGAAAGCAGCGCCGTTCCAGATAATAGATTTGCTGGATGTTCTGTCGCTTTTACTTGTACTGAGTGAAAGATGAATTTCCCTGATCTGATGGGTCATCTTGAAGTGGCGTGAAAATACCAGAAACATGAGTGGGTAAGAACTCTAAGAGCTTCAAGAGACCATTGTTTTTAGTAAGGGAGTGAGTGTTCATTGGATTGGCTCCTCTATGTCTCATCTCATACTACAAGCATAATACAACATACTACAAAGTGTCAAGAGGGTACTACAACTTTTTGGGACGGGAGAGAATGACCGTCAAAAAATACTTGTATCGCCTTCTCCCAGTGATTTTGAGGTTAGGTGTCAACGGGTTGCTGTTCTTTCCAGAACTGCTCGGCAAAGGCAATAGCGGGATGCATCGGTGCTTTAGGTTTGCTTCTCAGCACTATTCCGGTTTCATATAGAAGGCGTTGGCGAAGCCTCTCGGAACGAGAATCGCCTTTGCCTGAATTGCATTTCTCGCAGGCGGTCACCACGTTATCCCAGGTGTGGGTTCCCCCTTTTGAGCGGGGAATGATGTGATCCAGCGTCAGGTGCTTGGTGCTGCCGCAGTATTGACAGGTGTGATTGTCGCGGCGAAAGACTTCCCGCTGATTGACTGGAGGAAGCTTCGAGTGCCGTTCTGGATTGCCGCCGGTCAAACGAATGTGATCTGGGATGTGTAGTACGACACTGGGGGAGCATACTTTCCACTGCTGGGTGCTGCTGAACTCCAGAGTCTCTGCCTGTCCGGTAACTAGGAGTACGATTCTCGTTCCGAGAGGCTATGCCAACGCCCGTTTAAGGTTGATCCGCGCCAGAGACAGGTAGTTCTTGGAGAACACCACGACCTGGTTCTGGAGTATGGGAATTTTCTGTCGCTGCTCAGTCTGCATGAGTTTTCTCCTCAAAAAATAACCCCCGACTCTGATGACCAGGAGCGGGGGGTGGGGAAGTGGATATGGCTTTCCCTATATCGGTGTCAGGACTGCCCTGCACCTCCTGCTGCTAGTGAATTGATCCGGATTGAGTCGTCCGGCGATGTTGCTATCAATGCCTTCGCTGACGGATTTACCGCCACTAAACCGATACGTCCCCACAAACACAAACAGCGCCGCTACTCTGCCTAGATCTGAATCGGGTCGGCACTGCATGGCACTGGCTAATGTGGTGAGGATGCGTATCATGGAAGGTCGTAGTATTTGTATTACAATTCTGGGGGCTTACATACTACATTTGTAGCATTAGACTGTCCACCCTTGATTGAAATTCAGGATGTTCGGTTATGGATACACGTAAACGAGGTAGCACTTCGGAAATACAGGTGAGATCGTACAAACCTTTTGCATCCTCCCGACAACGTCACCATAAGTAGGTGGTTACATTTAATTGTAAGAAGGGGGGCTGGGGGCAAAGCCCCCTTCACCCCCACTAGCTATGTTCAGTTTAATTACGCCCATCTACTTAAACATACATAGATGAAATTGACAGAAAGGAGTTGATGAAATGCGGCATTTCTTGCAATACAGTCTGAACGGGTTGACGGTTTGCCTGGGAATTGCCATCATCCTCGCAGCCAGTTTGCATCTGCCCTGGATCATGCAAGAGATTTTGCACCCGACTGGAAGCTTTGGTGGTCCAATCAATCGATTTGCGGCGCAGCTTTATGTGGCAGTGATCGGGACTGCTGCTACTGGAGAAGTCTTACTTCTGGGAGTACTTTTGTCCCAACATTGGCTTTCTAGATCCCTGGGAATAACAGCTATGCTCATCTCTGGTGCGATCGCGCTGCTATCCCTTCTCGGCATTTTCATCTTACGGTTTTGATCCTCATCAATACTATCTGGCTACTTACTCCCTATGCCTGAAATCATGATTGCGATTCTATTGTTGGGTGCACCAACCGTCCTATCCATCTACAGTACGTTGTGTGTTTTCTACCCTAAAATTCGGGGGAAGTGGAGGGGAAGCGATCGGACTATCGGGACAATGAGTTCAATTGGAGCAGCGTTATTTTTTGATGCAGGAGCCTTTATTGTATGGGGACTAGTCTTTTTACCCATGAGGGTCATGAATCGATTAGCACCTATCATTTTCGCCACCATCCTGATTGGTTTCATCTTAGTGGTTTTAGGCTCTGTTCGCGACCTGTCACCCAAGTAATAGCAGACAGTTTACGCCTTGTTCTGCCCAATCCCAACTGCATCACACCTTAGAGGCAACATCCGCATGATTATCTGTCGATATATCCGCACTTACAGTTTGCTGTGTCTATGGGGCATTGCAGTTAGTTTGGTGATCGTTAACTATCAACCCACTGCTTCGACTGCTGCGGGCGAACCATTGACCTACTACGCCAGCGATACATCCCTTACGGTTGTGAGTGTGTTAGGCATGATGTCGATCGAACTCATCGTGCTCTACTTGATGCTAAAACTGTGGCAACATCCCCGTTCTGCTTGGGGTTCTCTGGGGGCACTGCTTCTGTTCATCCCCTGGGCAATGTTGGCATCAGTCTTTGCCATGCACGGGAATAACGCTGTATTTTTACACGCTTTGTGGCTCTGTTCTATGTATGGGCACCCATCATCACGCTAGTTTTAGATAAACAAACCGGAATTTTAAGACTTG encodes:
- a CDS encoding Uma2 family endonuclease codes for the protein MVQVPEKIITLEEFLKLPETKPASEYIDGRIIQKPMPQGKHSILQGELVTAINAVVKKQRIGYAFPELRCTFGGRSIVPDISVFAWNRIPVDENGDIANVFPICPDWTIEILSPDQSPTKVTGNILHCLKHGCQMGWLIDPEERSLLIYPAGQQPEFLQEEHDVLPIPNLVSDLQLTIADVFGWLKL
- a CDS encoding SEC-C metal-binding domain-containing protein; translation: MITTTWITIWKTSTTCNRSAFEPSSKRRRGYPSETAVKRGHRIIHSDKELQEKLGNNDLCPCGSGRSFQAMLPKQWQV
- a CDS encoding HNH endonuclease; amino-acid sequence: MTGGNPERHSKLPPVNQREVFRRDNHTCQYCGSTKHLTLDHIIPRSKGGTHTWDNVVTACEKCNSGKGDSRSERLRQRLLYETGIVLRSKPKAPMHPAIAFAEQFWKEQQPVDT